The Myxococcus virescens genome includes the window CCTGGCTCGTCCGCCTTCGCGCAGAAGGGGGCGCCCACGGCTGTCGCGGCGCCGCAGGCCGCGCCTGCTCCGGCGCCCATGGCGCAGCCCATGCGTCCGGCGGCTCCTGCAGCCCAGCAGATGCGCCCGGGAGTGCCGCCGCCGCAGGCCATGCGTCCGGGGGCTCCGGCCGGCGCGCCGGTGGGGCGTCCCATGGCGTCACCCGCCGCGCGCCCGCCAGCGCCCGCCCCGGCACCCGCCGCGGCAGGTGGGGACGACGACTTCCAGATCGAGCGCTTCTAGCGGCTCGCGGCGCCCACCCGGAAAGGGCAGGGCGCCCGTGCCGCGGCTGCTACGCGTCGTCCTCACCCAGCAGGGCCCGCAGGCGGGACAAGCGGATGGGGCCGATGAGGCCCTCCTTGGACAGCGCCTGGAGCAGCTGCGCGGTCGCCTGCACCTTGGCCTCCTGCTCCTCCTCGGGCCGGTCCACCACCTCCGCGTCGAGCACGGCCTCCATGTGCTCGGGGTTGATGGGCGCGGGCCCTTCCGACCACGCGATGTCGAAGAGGGCGCGGGCCATGCCCTCACGCACCTTCCGCTCCGCGTCGTTGGCGGCGGCCTTCACGAACGTGAGGAAGAGCGCGTCCACCGCCTCCTTGGTGAGCGCGGCCAGCGCGGGCACTTCACCCAGCGCCTCCTTCACGTATTCGCTGTCGAACGCGTCCACGTCCTGCTCGTAGCCGAAGGCCTCCTCCAGGAGGATGGAGGCCAGGAACGCGTCCGTCTCCTCCGGACTGGCGCCTTCCTCGGCCAGGGCCTCGCGGGCCTTCTTCGTGGGCTCCGCCAGGGCGGCGTCCTGGTCCAGCGCGCGGACCGCGGCGTGGGCCGCCAGCAGCACCAGCGAAGCCTGGGCATCGGTGGACAGGGTGCGGCCGCCCACGCCCAGCAGCACGGACTTGTGCTTCGGGTTCGCGGAGGCTGCGTCGGTGAAGGCCTGCTCTTCCACAGAGAGGTCTCCGCCCGACTGCTGCTTGAGGAGCGTCTCCCGAGCGGCATCGGCGGCGAGGAAGCGGGCGAGTACGGGGTGCATGGCCGGGCCTGTTACCACATGCTAGGTATCCCGCCATGCATCCGGAGGACGAAGGGCCCGACGCTGTTCGCCGTGCCACGGACGCGTGCCTGAAGCTCCTGTCCATGCGCGGGCGCAGCCGCCGCGAACTGGAGCAGGCCCTGGCCCGGAAGGGCTTCACCGAAGCGGTGTGCGAGGCCGCGCTCGCCCGCGTGAAGGCCTGGGGCTACCTGGACGACGAACGCTTCGCGCGTGAGCGGGCCACCCTGCTCCTGGGCCGAGGCCGGCTGGGGCCGGAGGCGGTGGCCCACCGGCTGCGGGCGCACGGGCTGGAGGAGGGGACGGCCCGGCAGGCCATCTCCGAGGCCCGCGACGCGGTGTCCTTCGACGCGCTGGCCACGGCGCGGGCAGTGCTGGAGAAGCGGGGGCTGCTCGGCCGCCCGCTGGGGGCCAGGGAGCGGGCCCGCGCAGGCCGGCTCCTGGACAGCCGGGGCTTCTCGGAGGACGTCATCTACCGGCTGCTCGGAGAAGCTTCACTGGACCCCTCGGGGCCGGAGGAATAGCGTGGTGGAGATGCGTTCCGCCGTCGCCTTTCTGTCCGCCTTCCTGCTGTTCGGTACCGGGTGTGCGTCCCTCACGCAGGGCCAGGCCGGTGAGCCTGACTATGCCGCCGTCGCCGATGAAAACCTGCGGCTCGGCTCCGAGGCCCTGGAGAACAAGGACTTCTTCCGCGCCCAGAAGTACTTCGAGTACGTCCGGACGAAGTTCCCGTACCAGGAGGCCGCCCGCGAGGCCGAGCTGAAGCTGGCCGACGTGGACTTCGAGCGCGAAGCCTTCCCCGAGGCCAAGGAGCAGTACCAGGCCTTCATCAAGCTCTACCCCACGCACGCCAAGGTGGACTACGCCGCCTTCCGCTCCGCGATGACCCACGTGCGGGCCTACCCCTCCGAGTTCTTCGCCCTGCCGCCGTCCCGCGAGAAGGACCAGGGCGAAATCCGCTCCGCGCTGGTGGCCATGGAGGAGTTCCTGCGCCAGTACCCCCAGTCTCAGTACGTGGCGGAGGCGAAGACGCAGCGGGAGGACGCTCGGCGCCGGCTCGCCTCGCACGAACTGTACGCGGCCCAGTTCTATCAGAAGCGTGAGCGCTGGAAGGCCGTGGCCCAGCGCCTGGAAGGGCTGCTGCGCCGCTACCCGGGCACGGAGTACGAGGAGGAGGCCCTCTTCGACCTGCACGAGGCGTACGTGAAGCTGAATGACACGCAGAAGGCGCAGGACACGCTGCGCCAGGTGCTGCGTCGGCTGCCGGGCACGCCCGCCGCGGAGCGCGCCCAGCGTATGCTGGGCTCGTGAGAACGACCCAGGACTGGAGCCGCTTCGGTGGCGGCATCATCGTCATCCTGGCGCTGGGCGCCACCCTGGCCCTGTTCGTTCCACGCTTCCTGGGCGCCGCGGCCGGCCCCGAGCTGGAAATCATCACCGCGCTCAAGGCGACGGAGTCCAGCGGCCTGTCGCTGCCCGTCCCCGGCGCGCCGGGGCCCCTGACGTCCCGGCAGCACCGCTTCGCCCGCATCACCGTCAACGTGGCGCCCGGAGGTCGGCGGGCGGAGGCGCAGGCCACGCTCGACTTCGAGGGCGCCCTGGGCGACACCCGGGTGGGCACGGCGGGCGTGGAGCGGGTACCCTTCGTGGTGCGAAACGGGTCCTGGGTGCCGGAGACGACGGCGGCGCCCCGGCTCCAGGCGGTGGTGACGGCCCTGGAGTTCCGCCGCAGGGCGCTGCAGGCGGCGGACGCGGAGTCCCTGGGGCGGCTGGCGGGCCCGGGCACGCCCGGAGTGGGCGGGCCGGAGTGGGAGCAATTGCGCCAGGTTCGGGCGCGGGGTTACCAGGCGGAAGCGTGGTACGTCCGGCTGGAGCGGGACGATGCGGTGGTGACGGAGCATTGGCGCCTTCAGGGGGCGCTGCCGGCGCGGCCGGTGGATACCCGGGGCCAGCGGCAACTCTCGTTGTCGCTCAGCGGTGATGAATTCTTGTTTTCTCCCAGCCTCATGTAGGCTGGTCGCCTCGGAGGCAGGGCCCTGGCGGGCCGATTCATGGACGAGCCCCTCAAGCAGCTACTGACCCTCGGGCGCGGCTACTTCGAGAAGAAGCAGTACGCGCAGGCCGAGCAATACCTCGCGAAGATCGTCGAGCAGAATCCGACGTTCGCGGACGTATTCAACATGCTCGGCATCATCTACCACGACCAGGGGCAGTTCGCCCGGGCGCAGCGCGCGTTCGAATCCGCGCTGAAGCTCAACCCCGCCTATACCGAGGCGGCGCTCAACCTGGCCGTCATCTACAACGACATGGGGAAGTACGCCGAGGCGAAGGAGGTCTACCAGGCCGCCCTCTCCCAGCAGAAATCCGGCCCGGACGAGCTGGACCCCTACGTGGAGAAGAAGATCGCCAACATGTACGGCGAGATTGGCGACGTCTTCGCCTCCAGCGGCGTGTGGGCCAAGGCCATCGAGGAGTACCGGCGCGCGCTCGCGCTGTGTCCTCAGTTCGTGGACATCCGCCTCAAGCTGGGCAATGCCCTGCGCGACGCGGGGGACAACGCGGCGGCCCTCATCGAATACGAGCAGGTCATCGCCCAGAACCCGGCGTTCATCCCGGGACACATCCAGTATGGAGTCGCGCTGTACTCGGCCGGGCGGCGGGCGGAGGCGGTGCGGGTCTGGGAGGACGTGCTGGTGCGCAGCCCCGGTAACAAGAGCGCGCAGATGTA containing:
- a CDS encoding regulatory protein RecX, translating into MHPEDEGPDAVRRATDACLKLLSMRGRSRRELEQALARKGFTEAVCEAALARVKAWGYLDDERFARERATLLLGRGRLGPEAVAHRLRAHGLEEGTARQAISEARDAVSFDALATARAVLEKRGLLGRPLGARERARAGRLLDSRGFSEDVIYRLLGEASLDPSGPEE
- a CDS encoding tetratricopeptide repeat protein, whose translation is MDEPLKQLLTLGRGYFEKKQYAQAEQYLAKIVEQNPTFADVFNMLGIIYHDQGQFARAQRAFESALKLNPAYTEAALNLAVIYNDMGKYAEAKEVYQAALSQQKSGPDELDPYVEKKIANMYGEIGDVFASSGVWAKAIEEYRRALALCPQFVDIRLKLGNALRDAGDNAAALIEYEQVIAQNPAFIPGHIQYGVALYSAGRRAEAVRVWEDVLVRSPGNKSAQMYLNLVKDPGKAEQAG
- a CDS encoding outer membrane protein assembly factor BamD, encoding MRSAVAFLSAFLLFGTGCASLTQGQAGEPDYAAVADENLRLGSEALENKDFFRAQKYFEYVRTKFPYQEAAREAELKLADVDFEREAFPEAKEQYQAFIKLYPTHAKVDYAAFRSAMTHVRAYPSEFFALPPSREKDQGEIRSALVAMEEFLRQYPQSQYVAEAKTQREDARRRLASHELYAAQFYQKRERWKAVAQRLEGLLRRYPGTEYEEEALFDLHEAYVKLNDTQKAQDTLRQVLRRLPGTPAAERAQRMLGS